CTGACGGTGAACACGCCGTTTGCCACGCTGATCGTGCCGGCCGAGTTTTGGCCGTCGCCCCAGTTGATCGTGGCGGTGTAATCGGTCGTCGCTTCCGCACCGGCCGGATCGGTGAAGGTGGCCACATTGACCGTGGCCGGCGCGCCGGCCGTCGCCGAAATGGCCACCGCCGCGGCGCGGACGCTCGGATCGCTGACGGTGGCCGTGCCGGCGATGGTGGCCGACGTATTGGCATTGCTGATCGTGACGCTCGAGGTGAACGTCCCTTCCTCGGCGTAGGTGTGGCCGCCGGAGACGGTGAACCCGGCGGCCTGGCTGCCCGAAATCGTGCCGGCCGACGACTGGCCGTCGCCCCAGGCGATGCTGGCGGTGAAGTCGCCGGCCGCGACCAGGAGATCGGCGTCGGTGAAGGTGACCACGGTCACGAGGCCGGTGGCGGCCCCTTCGGCGGCCGTGAAAGCCTGGCCGGCGGCGGTCACGGGCACGACTTCATAAGCGCCGATATCGACGGTGCCGCCCTCAATCCGTGGCAAGCCGCGCTGGTCGGTGGTCAGTGCGTTGCCGTTGGCGTCGACGGCCAGGGCGTTGGAGCCGGCGTTGATGGCCGGGCTGCCGGCCAGCAGGGCCACCGTCTCGGTGGGGCCGCCGTTGTTGGCCAGCGGGCCGATCTCGGGGTTCACGTTCAGCACGTTGTTGGCGCCGGCGATCGTGGCGCCCGCGGTCGTGCCGATCAGGCTGTAGTTGGCCGTGAAGGCGTCGCCGGCGAGGTCGTTGGCGACAGCGGCGCCGCCGCCTTGGAAGTTGCCGGCCACGACGGTGTTGTTCACGTTGAACTCCACCTGGTCCGCGCTGCCATAGCCGAGACTTTCGAAGTAGGCGCCTCCACCGCCGGCCGAGGCTGTGTTGGCGGTATTGGCGGTGTTGGCGGTGACCGTGCAATTGATGAGCGTGAACGTGTACGGCGCGCTGAACACGCCTCCGCCGTCGTTGCCGGCCGTGTTGCCGTAAAGGGTCGAGTTGATCGCCGTCACGAAGCCGCCCGACTCGGGATCGTAGGTGGTCCCGTTGGCGATGCCGCCGCCGTCCTCCGTGGCGGTGTTGCCGTTGATAGTGCAGCCATCCACGATGAGCGTGCAGAGAAACTCGGCTTCGATGGCGCCGCCATAACGGGAGGAGTTCGCTGTAAAGGTGCTGTTGTTAACCGTGACGACGCCACCGGAGTCGTCGAGGGCGCCGCCGCGGCCAGAGGCCTGATTGCCGGTCAGGACGCAGTCGTCCAAAGTCGTGTTCGACTCCACGTCCGTGTAGATGGCGCCGCCGTAACCCGCGACGTTGTCGGAAAAGGCGCAGTCGACCAAAGTCAGCGACCTGCCGCCGGAGTCATTCGCAATGGCGCCGCCGTGACTCGCGGTGTTGCCCGACAAGGTGCAGCCGGTCACCGTCGCCACGGCGGCGTTGTAGATGCCGCCGCCGTCGTAGCCGTCTGGGGCGGAGTTGTCGTCGATGGTCGAGCCCGACACGTTCAGCGTGCCCGCGTCGTTCGAGATGCCGCCGCCGTAGGGGCCCGAAGCATTGCCCGTGATCGTGCAGCCTGTGATCGTCAGCACGCCCGTGTTGTTCTCGATGGCGCCGCCCGTGTAGGTTGCCGAGTTGCCCGAGAACGTGCAGCCGGTGACCGTGAGCGTGCCGCCGGTGTTCTCAAGGGCGCCACCCGCGTAGGCGCCCGTGTTGCCGGAGAGCGTGCAATCGGTCAGCGCCAGGCTGCCGTTGCTGCTGATGCCGCCGCCGGTGATCGTCAGGCCCGACAGCGAGACCGTGCTGCTTTGGACGCCGCTGGGAGAGTTGGATCTGACGTCGAACACGCGGCCCTGGTTGTCGCCGGCCACGGTCACCCCCGCGGCCGGCGCGGTGATCGTCACATCGTCGGTGGCTTGCAGGGCGCCGCCGGTCAGGGTGATGGTCTGGTGCGTGGCGAACACAGTCGGATCGAAGGTGATGGTGTTGTCGAAGCCGGCCGTGTTCACGTCGATCAGCTCGAGCGCCTCGCGCAAAGAGAGGTGGCCGAAGCTGTAGTTGCCGTCGTTCTCGTCGGAGGTGGTGGAGACCACCAGGTGCAGGTCTTGATACTCGAAGGCGCCGATGTCGACGCTTGTGCCGGCGACGCGCGCGAAGGGGGCGCCCCGCTGATCGTACATCAGGGGGTTGCCGGCGGGGTCCACCGCCAGGGCGGTGGAACCGGCGTCGATGGCCGGGCTGCCGGGCAGCAAGGCGAACGTCTCCGTGGGTCCGCCGCCGTTGAGACTCGGATAAGGCGCCAGCTTGGGATTTTGGTTGAGCACGTTGTCGGCCCCGCCGATCGTGGCGCCGGCCGTGTTGCCGATCAGGCTGTAATTGGCCGTCGCGGCGCCGCCGACGTCGGTGGCGTTGCCGGCCACGAGCGTGTTCGCCAAGCTCACCGTGCCGCCGGTGTTGTCGATGCCGGCGCCGCAACCCGTCACAGTGACGTTGGTCAGCGTGACCGAACCGCCGCTGACGGTGACGCCGTCGAGGGCCTCGGAGATCGTGCAGTTGGCGAGCGTCACATTGCCGCCGGAGACGGACAGGGCGCTGCCGGCAAGAGTCCCGCTGAAACCGGTGGAAGCGGCGGTGTCGAGGAACGAGTTGAGCAGTGTGGCTGTCGCGGCCGGCCCGTTGTCGATGCCGTCTTGCGTGGTCGAGTTTGTCAGCGTCAAGCTGCCGAGGTTCGTGACGCTGGAGGCCAGGACCATATCGGTGATGGTCGCCGTGCCGGCGTTGTAGATGCCTTCCTGCTCGAAGTATACTCTGCAGTTGGTCAGCGCGACGACGCCGCCGCTGGCATTGTAGAGGCCGCCGCCGTTGCCGTTGCCGTCGCTCTGTTCGTAGGAGAGATCGCAGCCCGTCAGTGTCACCGTGCCGCCGTTCTCGTTGGCGATGCCGCCGCCGTTTCCGCCGATGAAATTGGAATCGAAGGTCGTGTTGGCCGCCGTCACGACGCCGCCGACGTTGTCGAGGCTGCCGCCGTCGCCGCCGCTGACGTTGGCGTCGGTGCCGGGAAATACGTTGCCGTAATTGGTGGAGACGCTGCCGAGATTGGAGCCGCTGATCGTCAGCGCGCCCGTGTTGTAAACTCCTCCACCTCCTCCATTGGCCACGTTGTTGATGACGGTGCATTGGTCGAGCGTCAAGGCGCCGCTGTTGTCGATGCCGCCGCCATTGCCGGCGGCGTTGCCGTTTTCGATGGCCAGGCCGGAGAGCGTGGCCGTTGCCGCCGCGTCGATCACGAAGACCTGGCTGGTGTTGTTGCCGCTGACCGTGAGTCCGGAGCCTGAGTAGACGATGTTGATGCTTTGACTCAGCACGAGCGGACCGTCGGCCAGCGTGATGACTCCCGTCAGTCCGGCGGCGAACTCGATCTCGTCGCCGCTGACGGCCGCGGCGATCTCGCCGCGCAGCGAGCCGTCGCCGGCGGTGAAGCCGCTGGAGTCGTTGAGATTGGTGACCATCAGGGTGATCGGTGCGGTGACGGTTACCGTCGGCGAGACGGCCACCGTCGGCGCGGTATCGTCCGCGATCGTCACCGTTGCCGTGAAGCTGCCCACGTCGGCGTAGGTGTTCGTTCCGCTGACGGTAAAGACGCCATTGCCGTCCGGGCCGCTGATCGTGCCGGCCGAGGTGTGGCCGTCGCCCCAGACGATCGTGGCGCTGTAATCGGCCGTCGCTTCCGCTCCGGCCGGATCGGTGAAGGTGGCCACGTTGACGCTGGCCGCGAAGCCCGCGACGGCCGCGGTCGGCGACGGCGTGGCGTTCACCGCCGGGTCGCTGACCGTCGCCGCGCCCGCGGCCGTGGCCGAGGTGTTCGCATCGCTGATCGTGACGCTCGCGGTGTACGTGCCATCTTCCGCGTAGGTGTGGCCGCCGGAGACGGTGAACCCGGCGGCCTGGCTGCCCGAAATCGTGCCGGCCGACGATTGGCCGTCGCCCCAGGCGATGCTGGCGATGAAGTCGCCGGCCACGACCATGGGATCGGCGTCGCTGAACGTGGCCACCGTCACGAGGCCGGTGGCGGCGGCTTCGGTGGCCGTGAAGGTCTGGCCGGCGGCGATCACGGGCACGACTTCATAAGCGCCGATATCGACCGTGCCGCCCAAAATCCGCGTCATGCCGCGCTGGTCGGTGGTCAGGGCGTTGCCGTTGGCGTCGACGGCCAAGGCGTTGGAGCCGGCGTTGACGGCCGGGCTGCCAATCAGCAGGGCCGCGGTCTGGGTGGGACCGCCGTTATCGGCCAACGGGCCGAGGTCGGGGTTCACGTTCAACAGGTTGTTGGCCCCGGCAATCGTGGCGCCGGCGGTGGTGCCGATCAGGCTGTCGTTCGCGGCGATCGTGTCGCCGGCGAGGTCGTTGGCGGTGCTGGTGGCGCCGCTGGTTTGCAGGTTGCCGGCCACGATGGTGTTGTTCAAGGTCAGCGAGCCGTAAGTCAGGCTGTTGAAATAGAGTCCGCCGCCGGCGCCGGCCTGGTTGGCCGTGAGCGTGCAATTGGTCACCATCGCCACGCCCACGTAAGAGGAAGGCGAAAGTTCAGAGCTGCCCTGGCTGTAGATGCCGCCGCCCTGAGAGGTGGCCGAGTTGCCGTACAGGGTCGAGTTGGTCACGGTCAGCGTGCCGCCGAACAAATACGCGGGTGACGAGTTGGCGATGCCGCCCCCGACAGCCGAAGCGGTGTTGTCGGCGATCGTCGAGCCCGTCACCGTCAACGTGGCGCCGAAGTAGTTGAACAGAGCGCCGCCCTCCGCGGCGGAGTTCCCCGACAGCGTGGAGTCGCTGACCGCGACGACGCCGCCGATTTCAACGTCAACCGCGCCCCCCTCGGAGGATGCCCGATTGCTCGTCAGCGTGCTGTGGTCGACGGTCGCGTGGCCCACGCTGTCGATCGCCCCGCCGACCGCGGCGGAGTTGCCGGTCAATGTCACCTGGGTCAGCGTCAGGTTGCCCATGTTATCGATCGCGCCCCCGGTGCCCCCGTGGTTGTCGGAGAGGGTGCCGCCGGTCAGAGTGGCCGAGGCGTGGTTGTAGACCCCGCCACCGTAACTGGCGGCAGTGTTGCCGTCGAAAGTGCAGGCCGACACCGTGGTGGTTCCTTCGAAGGCGATGCCGCCGCCCAGGTTTGCCGAGTTGCCGGAGAAGGTGCTGCCGCTCAGCGACAGTGTGGCGTAGTTGACGATGCCCCCGCCTTCGCCGCCGGCGGAGTTATTGTCGAAGGTGGAGCCCGACACCGTTCCGCCATACGTCGAGATGGCGCCGCCCACGTTGACGGCGGAGTTGCCGGTGAAGGTGCTGTCGGCCACGCTCAGCGGACTGCCCGCGTTCTCGATCGCGCCGCCGCCTGCGCCGGCGCCGGAGGCGGAGTTGCCGGTGAAGCTGCCGCCGCTCACGGTCAGCGAGGCGGATTCGGAGTTTTCGATCGCCCCGCCGCCCAGGGCCGAGTTGCCGCTGAAGCTGCTATCGCTCACGGTCAGCGTGCCGCCAGCGCCATTGAAGCTGGCGTTGAGAATGGCCCCGCCCACGTTGCCGTTGGTGTTGTCCGTCAGAGTGCAGCCGCTGACGATCAACGTGGCGTAGTTCACGATTCCGCCGCCCGAAATCGTCAGGCCGTCGAGCGTGACGGTGCTGGGCCGGCCGTTGGACGGAGTGCCGATTTGCAAATCGCGGCCTTGGCTGCTGTCGATGGTCACTCCCGCGGCGGGCGCGGTGATCGTCGCCTCGGCGGTCAGCAGTGGCGTGCCCTGCGTCAGGTCGATCGTTTGCGGCGTGGCAAACACGGTCGTGTCGAAGGTGATCGTGTTGTTGAAGCCGCCGACGTTCTGGTCGACGAGCTGGATGGCCTCGCGCAGCGAGAGGTGGCCGGAACTGTAATTGCCGTCGTTTTCGTCGGCGATGGTGGAGACGACCGCGTGGACGTTGTAGTGCTCGAAGGCGCCGATATCGACCTGGCCGCCGCTCACACGGGCGTAGGGCGCGCCGCGCTGGTCGGTGGTCAACGGGTTGCCATTGGGGTCGACGGCCAGTGGGACCGAACCGGCGCCGATGGCGGGGCTGGCCGCGGCGAAGGCGAAGGTCTGCGTGGGTCCGCCGTTGTTGGCCAGCGGCCCAAGGTCGGGATTCACGTTCAGCACGTTGTTGGCCCCGCCGATGGTGGCACCCGCGGTGTCGCCGATCAGGCTGTAATTGGCCGTCACCTGACCGATGACGTCGGACGAGTTCTGGCCCACGATCGTGTTGGCCAGGGCCACCGTGCCGCCGCTGTTGTCAATGCCCGTGCCGCCCTTGGCCACCGTGCTGTCGGTCAGCGTGGCCGAGCCGCCCGAAAGGTAGACGCCCGTGCCGGCCGCGGCGACGGTGCTGTTGGTCAGAATTGCCGAACCGGCCGAGATATTGATGCCCGTGCCACCCGCGTTGACCGTGCTGTCGGTCAGCTTCAACGAACCGGCGGAGAGCTCGATGCCCGTCCCGTCGATCACCATGTTGAAGGCGTTGAGCGTGGCGATCGTGGTGTTGACGGCGCCGAGCGAACCGCCGGCGACTTGGAGGCCGTCGTCGACCACCGAATTCAGCAGAGTGGTGGCGCCGGCGCTATCGATTCCGGCGCCTTGGCCGCCGCCGTTGACGTTGACGGCGAAGGTGCCGCCGCTCACCGTCAGCGTCGAAGTC
This portion of the Pirellulales bacterium genome encodes:
- a CDS encoding choice-of-anchor Q domain-containing protein — protein: MSIEPLEQRQLLTTLAVTNLNDSSSFTAGDGSLRGEIAAAASGDTVQFAAGLTGTIDLTDGPLVLNQDLSIVGAGGGVTVSGKGQSTVFEVDAGATVSMAGLTVSGGFSPSTDLYNAGGIYNAGTLTLTDCTLSNNQGAVSALYNDSGTLTLLNSTVADNLAEGSGAIWNNLGTVALTNSTVADNNDAAGTSSDVGISAKHGLSLTLANTIVFGNGTDIVGPVTANHSLIGNTAGATISGANNLLSVNPDLGPLADNGGPTQTLALLVGSPAIDTGNNALAVDGAGNALATDQRGPGYARVVGPNVDIGAYEFNHTVVVSTTSDENDGNYSFGHLSLREAVELADANSTVNGITFDPTVFATAQTITLTGGQMELSAANVAITAPTAGLTIDANNSSRVFQIDAGAAATLTGLTLVNGTTGGDGGAILNDGGTLSLANSSLESAVASGNGGALANENGGAATISNSQIEQNSASGNGGGIYNDATSTLTVSGGTFAVNVNGGGQGAGIDSAGATTLLNSVVDDGLQVAGGSLGAVNTTIATLNAFNMVIDGTGIELSAGSLKLTDSTVNAGGTGINISAGSAILTNSTVAAAGTGVYLSGGSATLTDSTVAKGGTGIDNSGGTVALANTIVGQNSSDVIGQVTANYSLIGDTAGATIGGANNVLNVNPDLGPLANNGGPTQTFAFAAASPAIGAGSVPLAVDPNGNPLTTDQRGAPYARVSGGQVDIGAFEHYNVHAVVSTIADENDGNYSSGHLSLREAIQLVDQNVGGFNNTITFDTTVFATPQTIDLTQGTPLLTAEATITAPAAGVTIDSSQGRDLQIGTPSNGRPSTVTLDGLTISGGGIVNYATLIVSGCTLTDNTNGNVGGAILNASFNGAGGTLTVSDSSFSGNSALGGGAIENSESASLTVSGGSFTGNSASGAGAGGGAIENAGSPLSVADSTFTGNSAVNVGGAISTYGGTVSGSTFDNNSAGGEGGGIVNYATLSLSGSTFSGNSANLGGGIAFEGTTTVSACTFDGNTAASYGGGVYNHASATLTGGTLSDNHGGTGGAIDNMGNLTLTQVTLTGNSAAVGGAIDSVGHATVDHSTLTSNRASSEGGAVDVEIGGVVAVSDSTLSGNSAAEGGALFNYFGATLTVTGSTIADNTASAVGGGIANSSPAYLFGGTLTVTNSTLYGNSATSQGGGIYSQGSSELSPSSYVGVAMVTNCTLTANQAGAGGGLYFNSLTYGSLTLNNTIVAGNLQTSGATSTANDLAGDTIAANDSLIGTTAGATIAGANNLLNVNPDLGPLADNGGPTQTAALLIGSPAVNAGSNALAVDANGNALTTDQRGMTRILGGTVDIGAYEVVPVIAAGQTFTATEAAATGLVTVATFSDADPMVVAGDFIASIAWGDGQSSAGTISGSQAAGFTVSGGHTYAEDGTYTASVTISDANTSATAAGAATVSDPAVNATPSPTAAVAGFAASVNVATFTDPAGAEATADYSATIVWGDGHTSAGTISGPDGNGVFTVSGTNTYADVGSFTATVTIADDTAPTVAVSPTVTVTAPITLMVTNLNDSSGFTAGDGSLRGEIAAAVSGDEIEFAAGLTGVITLADGPLVLSQSINIVYSGSGLTVSGNNTSQVFVIDAAATATLSGLAIENGNAAGNGGGIDNSGALTLDQCTVINNVANGGGGGVYNTGALTISGSNLGSVSTNYGNVFPGTDANVSGGDGGSLDNVGGVVTAANTTFDSNFIGGNGGGIANENGGTVTLTGCDLSYEQSDGNGNGGGLYNASGGVVALTNCRVYFEQEGIYNAGTATITDMVLASSVTNLGSLTLTNSTTQDGIDNGPAATATLLNSFLDTAASTGFSGTLAGSALSVSGGNVTLANCTISEALDGVTVSGGSVTLTNVTVTGCGAGIDNTGGTVSLANTLVAGNATDVGGAATANYSLIGNTAGATIGGADNVLNQNPKLAPYPSLNGGGPTETFALLPGSPAIDAGSTALAVDPAGNPLMYDQRGAPFARVAGTSVDIGAFEYQDLHLVVSTTSDENDGNYSFGHLSLREALELIDVNTAGFDNTITFDPTVFATHQTITLTGGALQATDDVTITAPAAGVTVAGDNQGRVFDVRSNSPSGVQSSTVSLSGLTITGGGISSNGSLALTDCTLSGNTGAYAGGALENTGGTLTVTGCTFSGNSATYTGGAIENNTGVLTITGCTITGNASGPYGGGISNDAGTLNVSGSTIDDNSAPDGYDGGGIYNAAVATVTGCTLSGNTASHGGAIANDSGGRSLTLVDCAFSDNVAGYGGAIYTDVESNTTLDDCVLTGNQASGRGGALDDSGGVVTVNNSTFTANSSRYGGAIEAEFLCTLIVDGCTINGNTATEDGGGIANGTTYDPESGGFVTAINSTLYGNTAGNDGGGVFSAPYTFTLINCTVTANTANTANTASAGGGGAYFESLGYGSADQVEFNVNNTVVAGNFQGGGAAVANDLAGDAFTANYSLIGTTAGATIAGANNVLNVNPEIGPLANNGGPTETVALLAGSPAINAGSNALAVDANGNALTTDQRGLPRIEGGTVDIGAYEVVPVTAAGQAFTAAEGAATGLVTVVTFTDADLLVAAGDFTASIAWGDGQSSAGTISGSQAAGFTVSGGHTYAEEGTFTSSVTISNANTSATIAGTATVSDPSVRAAAVAISATAGAPATVNVATFTDPAGAEATTDYTATINWGDGQNSAGTISVANGVFTVSGTNTYAEPGTYTASVTITHDTSPAVAVSPTATVTSGSVSPAVTSFVVEKGLEERSYIRYLDLTFNEPVSNLTLDAAHVTLEHFGLDGKTFLGDIDLTNKIALVDHVMAIDFGAGGIGGDENLPALLAYWPKLILDDGYYKLLINPDGTGQHDIEEDFYRLFGDVIGNPTGGATTTGSTVSGNPIGEVTAADVAAISSAVGETGPLLNDDINGAGAVTPNDRLLAAKSVGRTLAAGLHIDD